The genomic interval AAGACACCATTCTTTCAGATATTTTGTACCGCAATAGCTAGTTATGACGTCACTGATTTGCCAACTCaaatactatttatttgttttaaagtaagaaaaaaactattttggtagttaattcaaaattaatttggttTTCAGGACTAAAATAAAGCGCCTTTCACTTGTCATGTCCGAAAAGTACGCCAATATTGCCTCGCTGTAGCGGCAGTAAAGCGTATTGTTTAATCCCAAAGGAGTAaaatgtaactattttttaatttacttttagtgcctttacacaaaaaaaatacggcTATGAAAATGCctctaaaaagaaaaagaaaaaaaagtttaaaacgttaaaaccGACTCCAATGACATACCTACGTCCGTAGCATACGTCCATGTTCTATGTTTGCATCTTAAAGGGAACCTtaactttttcgtttttttaggaTCAAGGGTTTATGCGTTGATTTTTATGGGTTGTGCGTTGATTAATCAGGACTGGTTATGATTTGAATAATCGTTACCCAATGCATGTTAGCTTAATTACTTACTTGTTacagttaataaatataattaacagAATCTGTCTGATAAACAGCTTGCGAACTGAGACACATTAATTAGTGATGTACTTAACCtaattaataatgttatttacGCATAGCACTCATCAAATCCATTACACTTTGACTAGAttcaaataaaagttaaattatttagCACTTCTGTAAACACAGAGATAATGACCGCTAAGGATTGGGATTGCCTGCCTGCGCCGGCGTTTCCTGAACGTTACGATCAGACTATCTTCTAATCTAGTATAAATGGACATTGGACATTTACTAAGCAAGTGTTCTCTATATTAGGGTCTCCCTTCATCTTttgacgcggaatcggcttaagccgCTCAAAAAACGCTTTATCTCTATGTCCACGTATGAGAGCGGAAAAGATGCATAGGTTAGGTTCGGCTTGCCAAACAGAGCCAAGCTGAACgacttttttttcacttttttttgatCGGCTTAAGCCAGGGGTCACAAAGGGGGTAAAAAAACCCATAAAAGTCATGCAGTCGATCGATAAGCGAGTCCGTGTTTTTCTATGTCATTTATTTAAGACAAAAATCTATTGAAACGAAAAATCTTTGTGGCACTTTAAAAACTGGGAAATTTCTTCCGTCTCAAAAGGTTGCCGACGCCTGGCTTAAGCCGATTCCACGTTTACATATTAAAGACCGTTACATCTCACGTTCGCCTACAATCTGCCTAGCGTGATTGTTGTCAAACGCAGGCCTGTTTTgcttaaaaaaagataaatattgACAATATTTTCGCAAGAGAGTACAAGTTTTATTGCTTGACCCCGAGATATCGAGTCCATGGGGGTTTATCATGGCGGCGATTGCGGGCCGTCGACCCGCCGACACGGTTCCGCTATCTAGACTGGTCTATGGTAATGGCCACTATCTGCGGCTTGACCCGATAACTTCTAAGACGCGATAGGTTATATGTGCGGTTGCGTTTGTGACGAATTAAATAGGGGAATGATTTGTTTTGATGGACGGTCTAAATGTTAGGTGAAAGTCATCAAAGTTGATTAGGTACGGAACTGGATATAAGTGGAAGGCGCCAGAGCTATCTATATATATTTGACAGTTGATTTTTCCTAAGTCTATTAGTGCCATTTACGTTTAACAGAATCAAAAATGACGAAATACTGGTGGCCGGCAGAATGTTTCGTACATTTTCACGGCGAATTTTAGGGTTTTGCGGTATGCTTTTTCTATGTTCATTGCGGAGTCGAGACGCTCGCCGCTCATTAGTTACctggcagcacacgcaatgaatagATGAAACGCTCGCAGTGCCACCGATTGTTGTAGAGCCGGGTATCCACTGAGCGAGCTGCGGGAGGCTAGCGTGTGACGCATGATTTTGTTCGACACAGGGTTCAAAATCGCACCGAAAACGGCAGCCGCGCGAGGTggctcgctcagtggagacccgCCGCCACAAGTCCACAACAACCGGTGGCACTGCGAGCGTTTGAGGCAGCCAGTGTGTGGGGAACGTCTCGACTTTGCAATTAACATTGAAAAAGCATACCGCGCTAGGCTTATGGGTAGTGTACGGTGGGCTGAAGTAACCATATTGATTGTCTGTGTTGCAGTGGTGAAGCAGCGGCTGCAGATGCAGAACTCCCCGTACCGCGGCGTGTGGGAGTGCGCGCGGCGCGTGTACCGCGCGGAGGGCGCGCGCGCCTTCTACCGCTCGTACGGGACGCAGGTCGTCATGAACGTGCCCTTCCAGGTAACGCGGCTCGTGTGTTAACTGTCCGACTGTCCGTACCGCGCGTGTGGGAGTGCGGCATGcagaaacaaattaaattatgtatttttgtttattcggTTAACTGACAAATATTAACGtaaaatgtatagttttttttcttcttaaggTCCATTATTGGTCTCCCTACATATTATATCGACGCAGAATCGgcttaatcaaataaaaaaaaaacctaaaattaaaCACACACTTGTATCACACCATTGGTAATATGAATATTTAATAAGTTGCCTGCGAGCCTTCTACCGCTCGTAGGACGCAGGTCGTAAATGAACGTGCCCTTCCAGGTAACGCGGCTCGTGTGTTAACTGTCCGACTGTCCGTACCGCGCGTGTGGGAGTGCGGCATGcagaaacaaattaaattatgtatttttgtttattcggTTAACTGACAAATATTAACGtaaaatgtatagttttttttcttcttaaggTCCATTATTGGTCTCCCTACATATTATATCGACGCAGAATCGgcttaatcaaataaaaaaaaaacctaaaattaaaTACACACTTGTATCACATGAACTGTTTTCCATTGGTAATATGAATATTTAATAAGTTGCCTGAGAGCATAGCTGAGTTGACCAGGagtaaattaagttttaaattatatcaGTGGCTTAAAgataaatcattttattcaattaaataatatttaaaataatgacctaataactattatttaatttagattagtaatttatattacaaaattaactGCATTTTTACCTAATGTTTTTGGTTAGACGTGTCACTGCACATTAATACATTTATAAAACCACTTGTTaccatgtctaaagcaaaataaatgattttatttcatttcatttcaaaaaaataatgtccACGCTTGCTGTCTGCTTTCACATGCCTGCCTTGGCTAAGCATACTATGAGAAATACCTAATTATTACTGTAATGGAAGATCCTCAGCTACCACATGTTTCTGTGAATAAACGAatcattcattaattcattcacGAAATAAGAGACTGACACGCTCGGCTCGGCTCGCCTAACCAAACTGAGCGGTGCCAATCGACATCTTTTTTGCTTttgctgcattttttttttgatcggCTTTAGCGATTCTGCTGTGATACAGTATCGTGTCGTGGCGGTATTTTGTCCCGAAGTGCAGGTTGAACTGGTCTTGTGTCTGTTGCAGTCGCTGCACTTCGTGACGTACGAGTGGTGCCAGACGGCGGTGAACCCGCAGCGCGCGTACGACCCGCGCGCGCACGCGCTGTCGGGCGCCGCGGCCGgcgcgctcgccgccgccgccaccacgCCGCTCGACGTGTGCAAGACTGTGCTTAACACGCAGGTAAAGTAACACCACacacattatttttattcgactggatggcaaacgagcaagtgggtctcctgatggcaagaggtcaccgcccataaacatctgcaacaccaggggtattgcagattcgttgccaacctagaggcctaagatgggataggtacctcaagtgctagtaatttcaccggctgtcttactctccacgccgaaatacaacagtgcaagcgctgctgctttacggcaggattagcaagcaggatggtggtagcaacccgGGCAGATcatgcacaaagtcctaccacttGCAGCCTTATGGTTAAATGGACGAGCTTGCTAATTCGTTTAGTAATACGAAACCAGCCGTTCCGGTCTATTCTATATAGTCATCATTTCGTATGGCCTCCCGTGGGACACAAGCTTTTCTTTTGGAGTGAGAAGGTCAAGTTTCCACGCTGGCCTAGTGTGGATTCAGAATTTCATACACGCCATTGAAGTTCTTACTACAGATACAGGTGTTATATgcgtaggtactttttttttgatgaaactaaaattgaatttattgagATATTAATTCCCGAAACTTATCGACGCGGGATCGGCTTTAGTCGATGAAAGAACTCTTtgtgtccacgcaataagagcgaaaaagacgtcgatcggctcggccgacacGAAACGACGTTTGCCGACGGGAAGACGTCGTTTTCGCTCTTATTGAGTGAACATAGagcgttttttggtcggcttaaacagattccgcgtcgatagatgtggggagacccaaTAACTGTGTTTTATACATGTATGATTATGAAGTGTACATTTAGGTGGTGATATCGAATGATGGTGtctgtgtccccccccccccccccaggaGGTCCCGGCGCGCGCGGACGGCCTGGTGCAGGCGGCGGCGCTGGTGCTGCGCGCGACGGGCCCGCTCGGCTTCTTCAAGGGCGCGTCGGCGCGCGTGCTGTACCAGATGCCCGCCGCCGCCATCTGCTGGCTCACCTACGAGACGCTCAAGCACCTGCTCACCGCGGTCAGTACACAcacactaacacacacacacacacacaaataaaaaaaaaaacttcagaaAACTTCTTAAGCGTAAGCTTGCTGGCTTAAAACCACAGTATCTACCAAGGTGACCGTATTATAAGCAAGGCACACGCTGCTGCCTGCACAGTTTGAAACAAATCCCAAAGCTCTGCCTGAGGTCTGAAACGCACGCTTGTCTATCGAGGGCGTTAAAAGGTCACAAAATTTGGTTCGAAAACCACTATCTACACTGTTTAAAATCTCTGTTTTAAACCGTCGTTTAAAACCGTGTAGCGCAAGCTTTGAGTCTACCCATATCTACTGACACAGGATCGACTCAAGccgatcaaaaaaaaaaacagtccgCGTAATTATATTAATGAAGATTTCGGTGTTGTCAGTTTTGTTATGCCTGACAAACCGA from Choristoneura fumiferana chromosome 25, NRCan_CFum_1, whole genome shotgun sequence carries:
- the LOC141442191 gene encoding mitoferrin-1-like isoform X2; the protein is MVNQTATLSGSFLPRSCSSRDLKTRMQSLRTANNSSITETFRHMVRREGVLRPIRGMSAVVLGAGPAHACFFATYEHSKHTLGHLTRHRHDHLTHGVSGCLASLVHDAVSNPAEVVKQRLQMQNSPYRGVWECARRVYRAEGARAFYRSYGTQVVMNVPFQSLHFVTYEWCQTAVNPQRAYDPRAHALSGAAAGALAAAATTPLDVCKTVLNTQEVPARADGLVQAAALVLRATGPLGFFKGASARVLYQMPAAAICWLTYETLKHLLTAESREEALPLAPSPAPSTPLVGAALRLAAADVPAPLTRT